CAGTAAAGGATCGTAGACGTATAAAAGGCTCTCTCCCCCCGGTACGGTTTCGATTAACCCTTTAATGGCCATTGTTTTGACTGTGGCATTGATGACAATGACCCGCATCGAACTGAGGATGATATCTTTTATGCTTTTGTCAGCCGAAGCTTTCGCACTGCCGTAGACTACCTCCACAAATCCATCTCCACCACGCCGGAAGACTATTTCAGGGCACTCATCTCTCTCTTCGATTCGTTTAATAACGGGATTATATTTACTTGCCATTTTTACCTCTCTCTTTCTGTTAAGTTTAATCAGTCAACTCTGATTTGCATTAAGATTTCGTCACCGCCGACTTTTTGACCGGCAGTAATAAAGACCTCCTCAATTACTCCCCCTGATTCTGCAAATATTTCATTTTCCATTTTCATTGACTCCAAGATCAACAGAGGCTGTGACTCCTCTATCCGATCACCTTTTTTCACAATGACCTCCAGTACTGTCCCAGGCAGCGGTGATCTAAAATCGATTAGTTCTGCCATGTAAAATTCCTCCTTAAAAACTAAATAGCCCAACCGGCAAATTCTTTGACCTTTTTCTCATCAACCCTGTTGTTGATGGCATCACTGAGACTTCGCTCAATAATTCCAACGGCTTTTTTAGCCTCATCTTTTGTGAGAACCAACGGCGGAGTCATCTCTAAAACATTCGAAGAAATACCTGTACAAAAAAGAATCAACCCAAGTTCGTAGCATCGATAGGAGACAACCGCAGCTAAATCGGAAGCCGGCTTTTTACTCTTTCTGTCTAAAACAAGTTCTATTCCGATTATTAAACCCCGCCCTCTGACATCTCCGATGACATCGTATCGTTTTGCCAAAAGCAAAAACTCATTTTTTAAATAATCGCCAATAACAGCGGCGTTTTTAATCAGTTTCCCATCCTCAATTATCGCCAAAGTCTCCAATCCGCAGGCACAGGCCACAGGATTTCCCCCCGTGGTAAAAAGATGGGCACCGGTAGCTGCATCCATTATTTCTTTCCGCCCGACAACTGCACTTAAAGGCTGTCCCGAAGCCATCGGCTTACCCAGTACTACCGCATCGGGATTTACCTCGTCATGGTTGAAACCAAACATCTTGCCGGTTCTGCCGTAACCGACTTT
This portion of the Dehalococcoidales bacterium genome encodes:
- a CDS encoding biotin/lipoyl-containing protein; the protein is MAELIDFRSPLPGTVLEVIVKKGDRIEESQPLLILESMKMENEIFAESGGVIEEVFITAGQKVGGDEILMQIRVD